From Danaus plexippus chromosome 11, MEX_DaPlex, whole genome shotgun sequence, the proteins below share one genomic window:
- the LOC116765622 gene encoding nucleolar protein dao-5 isoform X2, with translation MSVLPENIKAEANSIIHQYLNSIDKSLASNFLKITKAKPRAKNLPSFVDILQQFKSQQKPNKKQAESSDDSSEDEKPKKPVAQINGNAQQKKKESSDSDSSEDEKPQSKPAPKSNNVAPKAAPKKAESSDDSDSSDDGSKKPVAQPVKPQANKAAPKVAKQESSDDSSDSEDEKPATKPTPVKPAPAKATPAKATPAKTPQKKAESSDSDSSDDEPKKPAPKATPAKKPVAKPSKAEESSDDSDSDDATKPPPKAATAKPTPNKPAVKAAPKKQESSSDDSSEDEKPQQKAFPKLQAAAAKPVGKVNKKQSSSEDSDESTEDEKAKAAAKQPAKPAAKPTPAKKKQESSSDDSDDEPPKPAQKSPAPAKPAAKAKAESSDSDDSSDDEPKAKQAKVATPAKPAKEDSSDDSDEEPPKKVQKPGAKPAAAPKKAPSDSDDSSEEEQKKPPSTPKAKPKQESSDDDDSDDEAPTEVQKKENNQSENVKAGKKRKASENEAEPTPAKKPYSNFVKGTNCSSTPSDKGPESKPTPFRRVVTEKVEVDPRLKDNSFEAKYGARGSWGERANQDLKHTRGKSFKHEKTKKKRGSYRGGAIDTGVHSIKFED, from the exons ATGAGTGTTTTACCAGAAAATATTAAGGCTGAGGCCAATTCAATTattcatcaatatttaaatagtatagaCAAATCCTTAGCgagtaactttttaaaaataacaaaagcg AAACCCAGAGCTAAGAATCTGCCGTCTTTTGTTGATATACTTCAACAATTCAAAAGCCAGCAAAAGCCCAACAAAAAACAAGCTGAGAG CTCTGATGACTCTAGCGAAGACGAAAAGCCTAAAAAGCCTGTTGCCCAAATAAATGGTAATGCCCAACAGAAAAAGAAGGAATCCTCTGATTCAGATAGCTCGGAAGATGAGAAACCTCAAAGCAAACCTGCACCCAAG TCTAACAATGTTGCACCGAAAGCTGCTCCCAAGAAAGCAGAATCATCAGATGACAGCGACAGTAGTGATGATGGTTCAAAGAAACCAGTAGCTCAGCCGGTGAAACCTCAAGCAAACAAGGCAGCTCCTAAAGTGGCTAAACAAGAATCTTCTGATGATAGCTCAGACAGTGAAGATGAAAAGCCAGCAACAAAACCTACCCCAGTCAAACCAGCTCCAGCTAAAGCCACACCAGCTAAAGCTACTCCAGCTAAAACTCCTCAAAAGAAAGCTGAATCTTCGGACAGTGACAGCAGTGATGATGAACCTAAAAAGCCAGCTCCTAAAGCAACCCCAGCCAAGAAACCTGTTGCTAAACCATCAAAAGCAGAAGAATCATCAGATGACAGTGATTCGGATGATGCCACCAAACCACCTCCAAAGGCTGCCACTGCCAAGCCCACACCAAATAAACCAGCAGTTAAGGCTGCACCCAAAAAACAGGAATCATCTTCTGACGACAGCAGTGAAGATGAGAAACCCCAACAGAAAGCTTTCCCCAAACTGCAAGCGGCAGCTGCCAAACCAGTTGGCAAGGTCAACAAGAAGCAGTCATCCTCAGAAGATAGTGATGAAAGTACTGAAGATGAAAAAGCCAAGGCTGCAGCGAAGCAACCAGCTAAACCTGCAGCCAAACCAACCCCAGCCAAGAAGAAACAGGAATCTTCTTCTGATGATAGTGATGATGAACCCCCAAAACCGGCCCAAAAATCTCCAGCCCCAGCCAAACCTGCAGCAAAAGCAAAGGCAGAATCTTCAGACAGCGATGACAGCAGTGACGATGAACCTAAAGCTAAGCAAGCTAAAGTAGCAACCCCGGCTAAACCTGCAAAGGAAGATTCTTCTGATGACAGTGATGAAGAACCACCTAAGAAGGTTCAAAAACCTGGCGCTAAACCAGCAGCCGCACCTAAAAAAGCACCATCAGACAGTGACGATAGTAGTGAAGAAGAACAAAAGAAGCCACCGTCTACTCCAAAAGCCAAGCCAAAGCAAGAGTCgtctgatgatgatgatagtgATGATGAAGCACCAACTGAAGTGCAGAAGAAGGAAAATAATCAG TCTGAAAACGTCAAAGCTGGCAAGAAAAGGAAAGCCTCTGAAAATGAAGCAGAGCCAACACCCGCCAAGAAACCATATAGCAATTTTGTAAAG GGGACCAATTGCTCATCAACACCCAGTGACAAAGGCCCAGAAAGTAAGCCAACTCCCTTCAGGAGAGTTGTCACAGAAAAAGTTGAAGTGGATCCTAGACTTAAAGACAATTCATTTGAAGCTAAG TACGGAGCCCGCGGCTCGTGGGGCGAGCGCGCTAATCAAGACTTGAAGCACACACGCGGCAAGTCATTCAAACACgagaaaacaaagaaaaaacgCGGTTCCTACCGGGGTGGCGCCATCGACACCGGGGTCCATTCCATTAAGTTTGAGGATTGA
- the LOC116765622 gene encoding nucleolar protein dao-5 isoform X1: MSVLPENIKAEANSIIHQYLNSIDKSLASNFLKITKAKPRAKNLPSFVDILQQFKSQQKPNKKQAESSDDSSEDEKPKKPVAQINGNAQQKKKESSDSDSSEDEKPQSKPAPKSNNVAPKAAPKKAESSDDSDSSDDGSKKPVAQPVKPQANKAAPKVAKQESSDDSSDSEDEKPATKPTPVKPAPAKATPAKATPAKTPQKKAESSDSDSSDDEPKKPAPKATPAKKPVAKPSKAEESSDDSDSDDATKPPPKAATAKPTPNKPAVKAAPKKQESSSDDSSEDEKPQQKAFPKLQAAAAKPVGKVNKKQSSSEDSDESTEDEKAKAAAKQPAKPAAKPTPAKKKQESSSDDSDDEPPKPAQKSPAPAKPAAKAKAESSDSDDSSDDEPKAKQAKVATPAKPAKEDSSDDSDEEPPKKVQKPGAKPAAAPKKAPSDSDDSSEEEQKKPPSTPKAKPKQESSDDDDSDDEAPTEVQKKENNQSENVKAGKKRKASENEAEPTPAKKPYSNFVKEGEDDAEEDDELNKSGGGGGRGGMNRGGFRGRGGFNDRGGRGGFGGRGGRGGFNDRGGRGGFNDRGGRGGFRGRGGFNDRGGRGGRGGFDREGRGGGRWGDRGGRGGRGGRGDRHSWGGDRGGFNKGGFNNRKSFGDGGDQQNKKVVFE, translated from the exons ATGAGTGTTTTACCAGAAAATATTAAGGCTGAGGCCAATTCAATTattcatcaatatttaaatagtatagaCAAATCCTTAGCgagtaactttttaaaaataacaaaagcg AAACCCAGAGCTAAGAATCTGCCGTCTTTTGTTGATATACTTCAACAATTCAAAAGCCAGCAAAAGCCCAACAAAAAACAAGCTGAGAG CTCTGATGACTCTAGCGAAGACGAAAAGCCTAAAAAGCCTGTTGCCCAAATAAATGGTAATGCCCAACAGAAAAAGAAGGAATCCTCTGATTCAGATAGCTCGGAAGATGAGAAACCTCAAAGCAAACCTGCACCCAAG TCTAACAATGTTGCACCGAAAGCTGCTCCCAAGAAAGCAGAATCATCAGATGACAGCGACAGTAGTGATGATGGTTCAAAGAAACCAGTAGCTCAGCCGGTGAAACCTCAAGCAAACAAGGCAGCTCCTAAAGTGGCTAAACAAGAATCTTCTGATGATAGCTCAGACAGTGAAGATGAAAAGCCAGCAACAAAACCTACCCCAGTCAAACCAGCTCCAGCTAAAGCCACACCAGCTAAAGCTACTCCAGCTAAAACTCCTCAAAAGAAAGCTGAATCTTCGGACAGTGACAGCAGTGATGATGAACCTAAAAAGCCAGCTCCTAAAGCAACCCCAGCCAAGAAACCTGTTGCTAAACCATCAAAAGCAGAAGAATCATCAGATGACAGTGATTCGGATGATGCCACCAAACCACCTCCAAAGGCTGCCACTGCCAAGCCCACACCAAATAAACCAGCAGTTAAGGCTGCACCCAAAAAACAGGAATCATCTTCTGACGACAGCAGTGAAGATGAGAAACCCCAACAGAAAGCTTTCCCCAAACTGCAAGCGGCAGCTGCCAAACCAGTTGGCAAGGTCAACAAGAAGCAGTCATCCTCAGAAGATAGTGATGAAAGTACTGAAGATGAAAAAGCCAAGGCTGCAGCGAAGCAACCAGCTAAACCTGCAGCCAAACCAACCCCAGCCAAGAAGAAACAGGAATCTTCTTCTGATGATAGTGATGATGAACCCCCAAAACCGGCCCAAAAATCTCCAGCCCCAGCCAAACCTGCAGCAAAAGCAAAGGCAGAATCTTCAGACAGCGATGACAGCAGTGACGATGAACCTAAAGCTAAGCAAGCTAAAGTAGCAACCCCGGCTAAACCTGCAAAGGAAGATTCTTCTGATGACAGTGATGAAGAACCACCTAAGAAGGTTCAAAAACCTGGCGCTAAACCAGCAGCCGCACCTAAAAAAGCACCATCAGACAGTGACGATAGTAGTGAAGAAGAACAAAAGAAGCCACCGTCTACTCCAAAAGCCAAGCCAAAGCAAGAGTCgtctgatgatgatgatagtgATGATGAAGCACCAACTGAAGTGCAGAAGAAGGAAAATAATCAG TCTGAAAACGTCAAAGCTGGCAAGAAAAGGAAAGCCTCTGAAAATGAAGCAGAGCCAACACCCGCCAAGAAACCATATAGCAATTTTGTAAAG GAAGGTGAGGATGACGCCGAAGAAGACGATGAACTCAACAAATCTGGAGGCGGAGGTGGACGAGGGGGAATGAACCGTGGAGGCTTCCGCGGCCGGGGAGGGTTTAACGATAGAGGGGGCAGGGGTGGATTCGGCGGCAGGGGAGGCCGCGGCGGCTTTAATGATAGGGGAGGCCGGGGCGGATTTAACGATAGAGGAGGTCGGGGAGGTTTCAGAGGCCGTGGGGGATTTAACGATAGAGGGGGTAGGGGAGGACGAGGAGGGTTCGATCGTGAAGGTCGTGGCGGAGGTCGTTGGGGAGACAGGGGTGGGAGGGGAGGACGGGGTGGCCGCGGTGATAGACACTCCTGGGGAGGGGACAGGGGGGGATTCAACAAAGGCGGGTTTAATAACAGAAAGAGTTTCGGGGACGGCGGCGACCAACAAAATAAGAAAGTTGTATTCGAATAG
- the LOC116765834 gene encoding E3 ubiquitin-protein ligase MARCHF8-like isoform X1, giving the protein MPVQQINVKNSSDIESWEWGGGCGRETVRAGSGSSQTSCSNSSGDICRICHCESEVHNPLLAPCYCSGSLKYVHQSCLQQWLTASETRSCELCKFNFIMHTKIKPFSEWRLLEMSGVERRRLCCAVLFHCVAALCVMWSLFVLIERAVEEVNRGLIAWPFWTKLVVVAVGFTGGAVFMYIQCRQYLHLCNRWRAHNRILLIQNAPEKIPISGSPPLRHKRRERCALGQVVANIEPLPPPVAYHEEDESGGFETYRGNPHRRLSALTEDRRPAEVEPADGRRFSDTRLSQPVSVAIEDTSQPPVEAGVYHISVDPLEADIRSLLVLEARREARAARSLPNLRASRESLLPPGPGLALDPGPTS; this is encoded by the exons ATGCCGGTACAGCAAATAAATGTGAAGAACTCATCTGATATCGAGAGTTGGGAATGGGGCGGGGGATGTGGCAGGGAAACCGTCCGCGCAGGGTCCGGGAGCAGTCAGACCTCGTGCAGCAATTCCAGTGGGGACATATGCAGGATATGCCATTGTGAGAGCGAAGTTCATAATCCACTGCTAGCACCATGCTATTGTTCTG GGAGTCTGAAGTATGTTCATCAAAGCTGTCTTCAACAATGGCTGACGGCCTCTGAAACGAGATCATGTGAATTGtgcaaatttaatttcattatgcatacaaaaattaaaccgTTCAGTGAG tgGCGTCTGCTGGAAATGTCAGGTGTGGAGCGTCGTCGTCTGTGCTGTGCTGTCCTTTTCCATTGTGTGGCAGCCCTGTGTGTAATGTGGTCGCTTTTTGTGCTCATAGAGAGGGCTGTGGAGGAGGTCAACAGAGGACTCatag CGTGGCCGTTCTGGACGAAGCTGGTGGTGGTGGCGGTTGGGTTCACTGGTGGGGCCGTGTTCATGTATATACAGTGCAGGCAGTATTTGCATTTATGTAACAGATGGCGGGCGCATAACAG AATACTCCTCATACAAAACGCGCCGGAGAAGATACCTATTAGCGGTTCCCCTCCGTTACGCCACAAGCGCCGCGAGCGGTGTGCCCTCGGGCAGGTGGTGGCGAACATTGAACCCCTACCACCACCAGTCGCCTACCACGAGGAGGACGAGAGCGGGGGCTTCGAGACGTACAGAGGGAATCCCCACAGGAGACTGTCGGCCCTCACGGAGGACAGGAGACCAGCTGAAGTAGAACCCGCTGACGGCAGAAGGTTCTCGGACACGAGGCTCTCCCAGCCGGTCAGTGTGGCCATCGAAGATACGTCACAGCCTCCCGTTGAG GCTGGCGTGTATCACATCAGCGTAGATCCGCTCGAGGCTGACATTCGTTCTCTGCTAGTGTTGGAGGCCCGTCGCGAGGCCCGCGCGGCCCGCTCGCTACCCAACCTGCGGGCCTCGCGCGAATCCCTCCTCCCCCCGGGCCCGGGGCTGGCCCTCGACCCCGGGCCTACTTCCTGA
- the LOC116765834 gene encoding E3 ubiquitin-protein ligase MARCHF8-like isoform X2, with amino-acid sequence MPVQQINVKNSSDIESWEWGGGCGRETVRAGSGSSQTSCSNSSGDICRICHCESEVHNPLLAPCYCSGSLKYVHQSCLQQWLTASETRSCELCKFNFIMHTKIKPFSEWRLLEMSGVERRRLCCAVLFHCVAALCVMWSLFVLIERAVEEVNRGLIAWPFWTKLVVVAVGFTGGAVFMYIQCRQYLHLCNRWRAHNRILLIQNAPEKIPISGSPPLRHKRRERCALGQVVANIEPLPPPVAYHEEDESGGFETYRGNPHRRLSALTEDRRPAEVEPADGRRFSDTRLSQPVSVAIEDTSQPPVEVH; translated from the exons ATGCCGGTACAGCAAATAAATGTGAAGAACTCATCTGATATCGAGAGTTGGGAATGGGGCGGGGGATGTGGCAGGGAAACCGTCCGCGCAGGGTCCGGGAGCAGTCAGACCTCGTGCAGCAATTCCAGTGGGGACATATGCAGGATATGCCATTGTGAGAGCGAAGTTCATAATCCACTGCTAGCACCATGCTATTGTTCTG GGAGTCTGAAGTATGTTCATCAAAGCTGTCTTCAACAATGGCTGACGGCCTCTGAAACGAGATCATGTGAATTGtgcaaatttaatttcattatgcatacaaaaattaaaccgTTCAGTGAG tgGCGTCTGCTGGAAATGTCAGGTGTGGAGCGTCGTCGTCTGTGCTGTGCTGTCCTTTTCCATTGTGTGGCAGCCCTGTGTGTAATGTGGTCGCTTTTTGTGCTCATAGAGAGGGCTGTGGAGGAGGTCAACAGAGGACTCatag CGTGGCCGTTCTGGACGAAGCTGGTGGTGGTGGCGGTTGGGTTCACTGGTGGGGCCGTGTTCATGTATATACAGTGCAGGCAGTATTTGCATTTATGTAACAGATGGCGGGCGCATAACAG AATACTCCTCATACAAAACGCGCCGGAGAAGATACCTATTAGCGGTTCCCCTCCGTTACGCCACAAGCGCCGCGAGCGGTGTGCCCTCGGGCAGGTGGTGGCGAACATTGAACCCCTACCACCACCAGTCGCCTACCACGAGGAGGACGAGAGCGGGGGCTTCGAGACGTACAGAGGGAATCCCCACAGGAGACTGTCGGCCCTCACGGAGGACAGGAGACCAGCTGAAGTAGAACCCGCTGACGGCAGAAGGTTCTCGGACACGAGGCTCTCCCAGCCGGTCAGTGTGGCCATCGAAGATACGTCACAGCCTCCCGTTGAGGTACATTGA